In Paenibacillus sonchi, the genomic stretch AGAGCAGCCGCCAGCCGCTGAATGAGCATATTCATATTGCGTTAACCGATCATATCTCTTTCGCCATCCGCCGTAACGAGCAGAATATTGCCATACATAATCCGTTTCTGTACGAAACCAAAGAAATTTATCCTGAAGAGTACAGTCTGGCGGAGTATGCGGTGGGGAGGATTAACGAGGCGATGGGGGTAAGACTGCCTCCAGACGAAATTGGTTTTGTCGCCCTGCATATTGTCAGCGCACTCAGCAACCGGCATATTTCCGAGGTCAAGGAGCATTCGCTGCTGATTGGGGATCTGGTGAATCTGGTGGAGGATCATCTGGAATATCATATTCCGCGCGATTCCCTGGATTACTCCCGGCTGGTGACCCATCTGCGTTTCGTGCTGGAGCGGCTCCGCCGGGGCGAAACGGTCCGGGAAACCTCCTCGCTCGATGGATTGATGAAACGGGAATATCCGGAGATGTATATGCTGGCCTGGAAGCTGACCAAAGTTATCGAGAAGCGGGTGCGTATTCCTGTATACTCGGCAGAAGTAAGCTATCTGACGATTCATCTGCAGCGGCTTGCCCAGAAAAAAGAGGATGAAGCAGACATGCAGCAGCCGGATTAAGCATTACAAAAAGGGACGGTTTTGCTGTCTTCTGAAAGATGCGCCTTCATATGCATTCTTATATTTGGAGCCAAGCCCGGCTTTCGTTTTTTTAGCTTGCATGTTCAAAAAAACGGTGCTACAATGTTCCCTGGTAAAACAAAACAGAATTCAAAGCGTGTAACTGATTCGATCAGGCATGAGTGATTTACAGTATTTTGGTTGTTCAGCCCCAAGTCGGGGTAATCTAACCTTGTGTTAGAAAGACAACCAATATGCTGTGTTGCTCATGCCTTTTTTGGCTTCTGTTTGGACGAAATTAATGTGTAAGGGAGTGAACTCCATGTTCAAAAAGCTGTTTGGCGTACTGCAGAGGGTTGGTAA encodes the following:
- the glcT gene encoding glucose PTS transporter transcription antiterminator GlcT, encoding MSSITVAKVLNNNVIIAQHPQYAEVVVIGKGIGFNRKVRDLINLSSVEKMFILRNQEEQEQYKQLVPQVDEKLIEVVQEIVLHILQSSRQPLNEHIHIALTDHISFAIRRNEQNIAIHNPFLYETKEIYPEEYSLAEYAVGRINEAMGVRLPPDEIGFVALHIVSALSNRHISEVKEHSLLIGDLVNLVEDHLEYHIPRDSLDYSRLVTHLRFVLERLRRGETVRETSSLDGLMKREYPEMYMLAWKLTKVIEKRVRIPVYSAEVSYLTIHLQRLAQKKEDEADMQQPD